In the genome of Aedes aegypti strain LVP_AGWG chromosome 2, AaegL5.0 Primary Assembly, whole genome shotgun sequence, the window ACAGAAAATTGTAACACTTCAAGAAATCAGTGTAAGAGtaactggaagaatttctgtctTTTTTGACAGGTGGGTCAGCATTGAACTGCAGAAGAATTCCTTCGTCATGAGAAATGTTTGGgctaatccctggaagaatttctagaggaatctgtAGCATCAATTCTAGGATCCCAGGCGTAATTTCTTAATTCCTGAAGAAcactctggaggaattactggaagaattcctgaggtCAGCACTGCAATTCGCCCTGCTTGATAATATTGTGCTATTATACAGCATACATGCCCTATATTAATCATATAAAAGCCATTGAAGACCAAAAAGTCGTAAAGATGGTTACTTGGGTGTTCTTCCTACCAAAAATCAGTAGACAACTTCATCgacaaaatgaaaataatgactTTAGTGTCATTTTGCTCACAAAAGAGCCTTTAGAGACCTTCTTTATGAAGACTTTTTAGACATAGATTGAAATAGTAAACATGGCGCTAAAAAGAGATCTGCTTCCAGTCCAAATAACTAGAGAAATGGTAAAGTTTTGTGGATTTTATGTTCTCTATAAACTTTCGAAACATTTGAATAAATGGTTGGATGAATTACTGGAAAATTTCTctgagcatcctttgaaaaatcgctggacgAATTCCTAGGAGAGCAATCTAAAGAAAACTCTCGAGGGACCCTTGCAGAAGTCTCTGAAAATATTATagaagaaaattctggagacatcactaaaagaattcctggaacttACTTTCGAGGAATCTGAAATAAAATTCCTGAAGACCTATAGAACAGTTGCgacaaaatttctgataaaaaaaaacttcaagaccattttttgaaaaaaaaaaaaagagattttaaGGACCTTTCataaaaatacactttttagagacttgcattagaATAGTGACAAAGTCTCTataaagagacctgctaccaaccATGCATAGTTGAATGAAGATAAAATCCTCCTGGATTATTTTGTCAATTCCTGATGAGACGCATAATGGATCCAACTAAAAGTAATTTCAGATGCAATCCTTGTAGGGTTAAGTACACGATTCATCAAAATACCTTTAGTGGATTCCTGAGGAGACCCGTAATAGACGTGCGTATTTGAATTCTTTAGCAAAAGTCTGACAATTCAGACATTGCGATTTTCATGTCCGATTTCTAGTGAGATTACTATAAAGATCATTGATCGATTCCAGATCACTTATTGACGTATTTTTAAAGGTAggcttgaaatatttttgacgaAATTGTTGCCTCAGTTTGAAATTCTTTTCCATAGTTATCTCTGAATATTTTCCGGTTAGATcatgaggtgattttttgtttgGAATCATTGATTTCAGATTCTTGTCGGATTCTTAGCTAGCTATGGGAAATCCCTTGGAGATGTTCTATTAATCCTTTTAATACCCAACCCCACCTATAGACGGgctacactttggaattttgtgaaatttttcgtagctcggaaatcaaaatgattttatttttggcttaaactttgactcataacacgcatataaaaaatgtttttaatgacttttgaaactttttgcttttttttaatgtttgaataattgtattcttatataacctacaaatgcctgaggTTGAtctaacgtgtaatataaaaaatcgtaccttttatatttttctaagatCTACCCATCacagcttggtggtattaaaataatttcaaacctgttttacCGTTAATTgcacgaaaaacaaaaaaaaaccagaaaaaataaaaccttttagtatttttaaaagtattgtaaacacttgaatttttattacaggtcggactcgattatccggagtatcgattttttttcacttcggataatcgaatcactaatacagtcatctctcccttactcgatattgaagggatcatcgagttacagaacacaaaagcagtgcaactgcgttccaagggaccatcgagttagccatgaaaaccaacttttactatggttctctaactcgatatcgagatacggaatatcgagtaagggagagttaactgtaataaaattcaaatctgcgataaaagaacttacatattatctttttttgttgttttatttatatgatgcagtggcgtagccagaaattatttctaggaacattgggggtcttttttaaaagaaaagacaatttaaaagacaatttacagtcttcagctcaaggctgcacagactgaacgatcacaaacattaggcaacggacaagacgaaacacccagtagcccaatgatgaatttttcgtttgacgaaaagtttccaccgactggagcgggaatcgaacccacacttcatggcacaatacgcctaaacgactgacgccgccaaccgcacggccacgaagcctacttgagaagaaaaataattttttgaccggcatacacaaaaaaccccTATTTAAAACCCCATTTTTCTTACCTTGGCCCAAAACTATTGAGATATTTTAGATTgcaatattgtatattgcaatctAAAATATCTCAATATTACGCttgaaaactgaaaaacaagaatatcaaaaaatatattccggataatcgagtcaaaaatttcggataatcgagtcccggataatcgagtctccggataatcgaatccgacCTGTATTGCCAAAAAttagtaactagaagaggcttcaagaaaaaatgaaaaaggataggggtgttcaaaaataaaaattatgaaaatcaaaaaccaaaattcatagattttcgaatagaaataaataattgcccaaaacgtgtttagatcgattttagataactaaaaatgatatttagattgaAAATAAGAATTTGGGTATTAGATGGTTAATTTCAGATGAATCTTAGTAATTTTCCTcaatatcttttgaatgaaTCTCGCCGAGTTTCACTCCAGGCTTTCCGTGGAAAATTCTCTATAACTAGTATTTCCACCAGAAGATCCCTCAACAGGCACAGTATTCCTCATAATATTTCAAGAGAAAATTAtccttttttgtcattggattaTAAAAATTTGTAGTAACTTTCGTGACCATttttcatattgaaattttgtaaCCTTTTTTGCTGTCTGCATGTTTTTCATTGCTTGAAAAAGAATTGCATATTGTTCAACTTTGAATTagaatttaaaatgaaaaaaaaaaaacggctaaCACCATAACCTTATTATTTTATCTTCACATTTAACCTTATTTTACAAAAGCACTTATCGTCCCAAtcaaaaatttttgataatttttttcgacactttctgcaatttgcaatatttgatattatatttatttattagttCTTTAGAataatcttaattttttttaaatcatctgAGAAGTCGTTCTGACGTTTCAATGTTTAGTCCAAATTGATGCATCATTACAACATCATGATCGACCTTGAAATTAGTTTTAACGAATACCACTTCCttaaataaaccgtttccctgtGTAGGGTTggtagtgaccaaaatgatcaaaatagtaaCCGAAAAGTGACctaaaagtgacttcaaaactatATTTTACGAGATGAACATTAGCTTGATATAGGTTATTATTTTATGTATCAGATtttggtcgaaaaaaaaaataaacaaaaacatcAAATACATGAAATCCGGAAAACAAATTCGTGAtagattttttgcaaaattcctGTTCGTGAGGAAaagtagggagtcgatgccggttatggaccctttgcgtattatggaccccctacagaaaaacataaaattaatactcaaagcaactttattcctatgaaaatccaccgggggaacttcgattacattgttagtcagcagtttcaggcaaaatatttggtttgagacgcataaatacagatatttgaacagttttgtaaatgaaaccacacaagagggtccataatacgcatttccaggtgggtccataataggctcgtctcgtcggcagcgagccggattacatgggaatcaaatggagggtccataatacgcaacgtcaaatttgtaaacaatcctattatggaccccgggagggtccataataggcattcggacaacagattttcaaatgcatatttctctggaaaaattgaatgattttgtatgtttcatagacgtactatgaagtaaagacattgaatttgttgttagactccacaaaacgtatatgcgtctgagatatcattgcggaaaagcgtctagaatgaatttcagctactaaggggtccattactagcattgaaaccctacctGCAAAAATTCATTGAGGATATTGAAGTAGAGATACAAACTGATCGAATTACTTAAAAAATTTCTTAACAAATCTGTAGAATAAATCGAAGGAAAATTGTTGGTTGTAGACAGAATTGTGGCAAAAATCGGGAACGAATtacgaaatattttgaaacagaattcaaaattctaaaactAACAAAAAATAGAAACCCAGGCTAAATTTGTTCCAAACacacggtggcgctatctatacGGCCGTTTCGGTTATTTTGACGATGCATTGCCAAGGCCATATGAAGAACCATTCAACTAAACTGTCTCATACATTCCAGATTTGTTTTCTGAACGCGAGTGAATTTGCATTgagaataaaagaaaaaacattttcagagaaaaaatcattcttttctTGAACAGGTTGcctatttcaaataaaattatctaGCTTTAGGTGTTTGACGTGGTTTATTGTGTAATTCACAAAATTCAGTTCTACAATTTaccgatttatcaacaaatAATTTGTTGCAACAAACAATTATTGTGACCTTTTTGAGGCTTGATTCAGATTTAGTGACCCCatatttagtgaatagcatatgTCTTGTTCTTGGAAACATATGGCAGTAATTCTCACATAATTTATGATGTCGCCCAacaagccattggtaaccaaatGTGTAGTTCATTgtttttaagcaaataaatgaaataagaCAAAAACTGTCACTAttgggagatagaggaggatcatatgttcatcgtagcattgttaaataacgtgctAATCCATTCGTTGGATCATTAAAACGATCTACAAACTTGGTTATCAATTAAAAGCCATTGGGGGAAATATTAAATAAAGCGAGAATTGTTAAACTTCACACCGcaatcaaaaacttcacttttttatttcaaaataacaaaatagtattttcacaaaaaattgtttacataattttataaACATCTACCAGTACAGGTTTAAAACAAATATTGGATGATGTTGCACACATCCCATATGATCTTACTGCACAGAATCGCTCTACTTTGAATTAACTTCAAAGTTATTTCAAAGTTATGTCATTTTACGATACCAAGTGTTCAAAAAGGctatacaatttttttaagttcaattcaaattcaaatgtgTTAAAATTATAACGCCTCAATTGTATCAGAAAAACTCATGAACATCTTTCCCTTTGTCCACAGTGAATTTTTCATCTACCTCAATCGCCTGGCCCTGGACGATTCCAAGTTCGCCATCAACATGGCGACCGTTTTTGCCTCCCGCCAGCTGGACGACCTGGTAATAAAGGAAACCAAGCTGCGCAATGCCATGCTCACGATCCTGCAGGAGAACTTTCGCGCCATCGACGAGCTGAAACGGGAAGGCGTTACGCGATTCTACAACTCGGTCACACTGCTGGGAGAGTACTACAATCGGAAGCGCTTCGTCAACGGTAAACGGATACTTATTTTGGGCCAGAGCTTGTTGCTTCTGCTGACGACGGAACTGGAAAAGGAAATCAAAAGATGCGAAGAGACTAGTGGCTATACGATAGATCCGGACTTTGCCAAATTGATACTGTCGCAGATTACGTTGAATGGGGGTGAGGCTAAATTGGAGCACCGGCAGGAAATTGACGATCTGAACTACTCGATACGCAAATGCCTGATAAACGTGTCCAATATGCTGCCTAGGACGAAAGCCTATCTATTGATGGCGTTGGATTTGTTCTACACCAATTTTAATTTGAGCTCAACTCTGTTGGAAAAGCTTTACGGAAAACATTTGTTCGAACCGGATGAGGACACTTCGGCAAAGCAACCACAAGATAAGGTCGAGAAGAAAACGGAGAGCTCTGTTCCGAATCAACCTGCACCACAGACAAAGTCTAGTGACAATAGTTCAAAACCTGCACCGAAAAAAACTCCAGAAAAGACTGATAGCGCTAAAAAGCAGGTAACCAAAAGCGTGAATTCTGCAAAACCTCGGAAGAAGGAAGTCAAGCCAGAAGTTGTGAAAACGACACCTACGACTAAGTCACCCATTACATCACCGAAAAAGCCTTCCACAAACGCCACGCGGAAACCTGCCGCATGGAATCAGACCCCACCCAAAAAAGACCAACGAGCAAAACCTGCTCCAGTGCCGAAAACCCCACCACATAAAAGAAACCTCAACGAAAGGCTCAAGGCTGTCACTCCCGAGCAGACTTCCCCGAAAAATCAAGTGCCTAGTCCAAAACCGATGAAAACTCCGGAAAATCCGTCAGTCTTAAAACAGAACTGCAAACCGTCCCCGAAAAGTTCCGTAAGCCCTGGACAAAACTCCAGCTCGCCGGGCAGTGCCGTCAACATGAAGCTGTCGATACCGAGCCCACGCAACCACGAAGACAACGTGGAAAATCTCGCCTGGGATGATCTCACACTGGAGGACGAATCGCCACAGAAGCTGCATCCCCACACCAAGTCCTTTCTGACCTTCCTAGCGCAAAAGTGAACCGATGAACCACCGCCTAAAACGGCGGATGGACCAACAATTTGTGCCTTTATGTGCATTTTTAATCAATTGTCTGTGTTAAATGTCATCTTGTGATATTGCACTTTTGTACGGAGTAAGAGTTTTATTGTACGTCATAGTGGACAAAAGCCAAAAGGGGGAAGCTCGAACGGGCTTTCTTTCCggcggagaaaaaaaaagtctagCGATACTGATAAGTGGCATGTAATTCTTTTCAATGATAGTTTAAGAATTTTTATACTTTTAAATGTCTGTCggtttaaaattgaatacaatttgttcaatttgaaattgaagTGTTTCTCTGCTGCATTTGTCTCTCGATACTTAAACGATACTTAAAACCTATCAATTGTATAAGTGTATATTAGGATACTAAAATTCGAAGAAAATATAAACAGGGAGATGTAGACTTTTATGATCGCGCGGTTtggaaaacagaaaaaaaaatacaacagcgaACTTAGCGATTTCTACTATTTTACAACATTTGACTGCATCTCTCGTGCTCGGGGTAAAATGACAGTTTCAGCACAACTCCCGATGAAGAGACAAATTGTACAACGGACATATCATTTGTTAGGTTAGGAAGTTATGATAGTTGTAAatgaataaaacatattttaacgaaaaaattGACGGTGAAGCAATTTATGCATCCGAATGACGACATAATCGAGAAGAGACCCTATGAAGAGAGTCGAACCAAGAGCAGCGTATTCTACGCCAGCGAGGTGGCGCCAAGAAGCGCCAAAATAGTTAAGCTTGaaagaaataaagaaaaacgTTTGGAACTGATTCAAAGTTATTTAGAAGTAGGCTAGCTGGATCCATGATATTAGAGCTTGTATAGTGTTCTTTTGGAGCTGATTGAGGATAGTTGTCCAGTATTGTCTCGAAACTGGACCATCATTTATCTGGAGCTGATGCAGGATTATGTCAGAATTATGGTGGAATCtgctacccagtaaacacaaactcgtatacaatagcgcataagagtgcaaatgtggaggcgatatacctACATgggccataaggctgcatgcaagatgtacgcatatcgcctccacatttgtactcttatatcacATCAAATATGacggtgtgtttactgggtagagATTGTCAAGGTTTTTACCAGTTGCAAGATTCTCCTTCTTCTGAAGCTAGAACACTTTTGCAACTGATTTCCCgagatctgtatcgatatttTTAGGAGTTGGCCATGAAATTCTATGATCCTACTGCAACTGGTCAATGATTCTTCTGGAGTTGCTCTAAGAATCTCTAGAACTtgatccattatttttcaaaaactggtCCAGGATTGTTCTGATGTTGGGTTAGGATTCTTCTTGATCTGTTTCGGCATTATCCTAAAACTGGTCGAGTTGGTTCAGCATTCTATTTGAAGTGATTCTGAGTTTTTCTAAAGTTATCCATGATTCTGCTGGAATTGGTTCATAGGATTACGGTTAACTAGTTCAGTAATCTCTTGGAGCTGATTCAACATTTTCTAAGAGCTGTTACAGCTGATCTGGAGCAAATGCAACAATTTCCTGCAgctaattcatgattttttacgaATTAAGCCAAGACTTTCTTGGAGTTGGACCAAGATTCTTCTGAAACTGGTCAGTGGGGCTTCATTATTTAGTAAAATATTCTTCTGGAACTGGTTTAAGATTTTCTTCGAGATGGTCCTGGAATCTCTGGCTGATTCATTCGCAGTTGTTATTGGATTTTCTTGGAGCAGGTCTAGGACACTTCTTGAGGGTATTCAGGATTCTTCAGAAGCTCCAGGATTCTTTTAAAGAGAACTGGTTTAGGACTCCGGAAAATGATGCACTTCGAACTAATATTCCTAATATTTCTCCTAATGTTATACATACTGGGATTCTTCTTTTCCATTTTATCAACTGGGGCAGAGTCGATTTCTCAACTGATAGTTTACTTTGCCACTTGACCATTTTGATATGTGTTTTTCGTATGacaagcacgaagatactccaTATGCCAAGCGAACAAATTTCCAATCCTAGAAGTTCCTCGACCGGTGAGGTTTGAACCCACAACTCTGGAGTATTACTTGCTGAATATCAGTGCGTTTGAAGTTTGACTAGTTTAGAATACTTTTGGGACTGGTTCAGCTTTTCCGGCAGCTGGATCAATATTTTTCTGAAGTTGGACCGGAAATTTCCTGGAGTTGGTCTAAAATTCTTCTGTAACTGATCAGTGATTTTTCTGGAGCTGCTCTAAGAATTTTTTGAACTTGATCCATTATTTTTCTGAAACTGGTCAACGATTATTATTGGAGCTGGATCAGGAATCTGGTTGAGTTGAATCAGGATTTTTCAGGATCTGTTTCGGCATTATCCTAAAACTGGtcgaggaatctctgaagttgGTCCAGCATTCTTTTGAAGAATAAAAGTTTTCCTAAAGATTGCCAAACATTCTTCCGGCATTGGAAATCTTGGAGCTGGTTCAATATTTTCCGAGAACTGTTACAGGATTCTTCATAAGAGTTTCTCCTGGTGATGACCCAAGGTTCTTAAGAAATATTCTGGAATTAGTTGCGATTTTTTCTGAAGCTGGCTCAGGAATTTCTTGGAGTTGATTTCAGCATCATCACGGAGTTCATCCAGGATTCTTTTGAATTTGATTAAGAATTCTCTAAGAGTTTTAGATTTTGCTGGACTTTCTTTAAGAATTGCTTAGAATTCGTTTTCAGTTGGTTCAGTATTCTTCTggacattcatttatttagttaacatctcaacggataacactgaatcaacaattccaCTTCACAATACTCGTTTCGTGGCtacatctctccatcctcggttctgccccacgctcgccaaatcgatgcgcacttgatccgcccacctagctcgctgcgcttcaCGCCTTCTTTAccgaccggatccgaagcgaacgccatctttgcagggttgctgtccggaattcttgcaacatacccatcgtatccttccagctttggccaccttctggatactgggttagccgtagagttgggcaaactcgtgattcatccttcgccgccacacaccgttttcctgcatacCATCAAAGATCTTCGTCGTTGACTGCAGCTTCTTGcggaggccatagtaggtccgacttccactgatgatgcgcctccgtatttttcggctaacgttattgtcagccgtcagcaaggatccaaggtagacgaactcgtcgaccacctcgaacgtatccccgtttaTCGTAACATTGCTCCAACAacaacaaattgactggatctcgtaaaaatcttaCCCCGGCTATTAAGCCCGgcctccgcataacaccttctagcgcaatattgaacaacaggcacgaaagtccatcacct includes:
- the LOC5572693 gene encoding uncharacterized protein LOC5572693 — protein: MEQQQSPVAVASAAVMDNAAKFAELEREIRRMDMDSETIALTYHLRKFAELFQSYIVDDQSLSEFFIYLNRLALDDSKFAINMATVFASRQLDDLVIKETKLRNAMLTILQENFRAIDELKREGVTRFYNSVTLLGEYYNRKRFVNGKRILILGQSLLLLLTTELEKEIKRCEETSGYTIDPDFAKLILSQITLNGGEAKLEHRQEIDDLNYSIRKCLINVSNMLPRTKAYLLMALDLFYTNFNLSSTLLEKLYGKHLFEPDEDTSAKQPQDKVEKKTESSVPNQPAPQTKSSDNSSKPAPKKTPEKTDSAKKQVTKSVNSAKPRKKEVKPEVVKTTPTTKSPITSPKKPSTNATRKPAAWNQTPPKKDQRAKPAPVPKTPPHKRNLNERLKAVTPEQTSPKNQVPSPKPMKTPENPSVLKQNCKPSPKSSVSPGQNSSSPGSAVNMKLSIPSPRNHEDNVENLAWDDLTLEDESPQKLHPHTKSFLTFLAQK